The Bacteroidota bacterium genome window below encodes:
- the miaA gene encoding tRNA (adenosine(37)-N6)-dimethylallyltransferase MiaA, whose amino-acid sequence MKDDKKHKLIVILGPTATGKTRLAALLAGRINGEIISADSRQVYRGMDLGTGKDYEDYKVGEKIIPYHLVDIVDPGYEYNVFEYQRDFIRAFEDIVSRGRQPILCGGTGMYIEAVLDRYKLVRVPENKELRTKLEGKPHDRLIDELLVMKSLHNVTDTEATDRLIRALEIGYYYKEHPEEETPFPEFESIVFGITFDRKIIRTRITERLKKRLDQGMIDEVRSLLEQGISPEKLKFYGLEYRYLTQYILGEISYEEMFRLLNTAIHQFAKRQMTWFRRMEKKGTEITWLDGDNSEKEQIIEDRRSTIK is encoded by the coding sequence ATGAAAGACGACAAAAAACATAAGCTGATCGTGATCCTGGGTCCCACGGCAACAGGGAAAACGCGATTGGCTGCCTTGCTGGCCGGCAGGATCAACGGTGAGATCATCAGCGCCGACTCCCGGCAGGTGTACCGCGGCATGGACCTGGGTACCGGCAAGGATTATGAGGATTACAAGGTAGGGGAGAAGATCATTCCGTACCACTTGGTGGATATCGTCGATCCCGGCTATGAATACAATGTTTTCGAGTACCAGCGGGATTTTATCAGGGCTTTTGAGGATATTGTTTCCAGGGGCAGGCAGCCTATCCTATGCGGTGGGACGGGCATGTATATCGAGGCTGTTCTCGACCGCTATAAGCTGGTCAGGGTGCCTGAAAACAAAGAACTTAGAACAAAGCTGGAAGGCAAACCGCACGACCGCCTCATTGATGAACTTTTGGTCATGAAGTCGCTGCATAACGTTACCGACACCGAAGCTACCGACCGCCTAATCCGCGCACTGGAAATCGGATACTACTACAAAGAACATCCTGAGGAGGAAACACCATTTCCTGAATTCGAAAGCATAGTCTTCGGTATAACTTTCGACCGCAAAATTATACGTACACGCATAACCGAACGCCTGAAAAAGCGACTTGACCAGGGAATGATTGATGAAGTGAGGTCTCTTCTCGAACAAGGCATTTCTCCCGAAAAACTGAAATTTTACGGACTGGAATATCGCTATCTCACCCAATACATCCTGGGAGAAATATCTTATGAAGAAATGTTCCGCTTGTTAAACACTGCTATACATCAGTTTGCCAAAAGACAAATGACCTGGTTCCGCAGAATGGAAAAGAAAGGAACGGAGATAACATGGTTGGATGGAGACAATTCGGAAAAAGAACAAATAATCGAAGATCGACGATCGACGATCAAATGA